From one Rhizobium leguminosarum genomic stretch:
- a CDS encoding DUF4112 domain-containing protein — translation MDTGKTTYLTSAELGRIRRAAGIARLMDTAVRLPIVGIRIGADSVLGLIPAVGDIAGSLIGLFIIDEARRLGLPAHKLARMAVNLGVDAACGTVPLIGDIFDVYFKSHRRNVGIILDHFGVSEDELNRRI, via the coding sequence ATGGACACGGGCAAAACGACATACCTCACCTCTGCCGAACTCGGGCGAATTCGGCGCGCTGCCGGCATAGCCCGTCTGATGGATACGGCGGTCCGGTTGCCTATCGTCGGCATACGGATCGGGGCTGACTCGGTCCTCGGCCTCATCCCGGCCGTCGGCGACATTGCTGGATCGCTGATAGGGCTTTTCATCATCGACGAGGCAAGGCGGCTCGGTCTTCCCGCTCACAAGCTCGCCCGCATGGCGGTCAATCTCGGCGTCGACGCCGCCTGCGGCACGGTTCCTCTGATCGGCGATATCTTCGATGTCTATTTCAAGTCTCACCGCCGAAATGTCGGCATCATCCTCGACCACTTCGGCGTGAGCGAGGACGAACTGAACCGGCGCATCTGA
- a CDS encoding alcohol dehydrogenase family protein, protein MTIPEKMAAVLLTGHGGLDKLVYDRTVPVPRPADGEVLIRVTACGMNNTDVWVRQGAYGTEDDPSAVSTWRRQGNTLSFPRIQGTDTVGHIISVGAGVDPKRIGERVMVDFSIYNRDDDSLADIDYMGHGRDGGYAEYMALPAENAHVVATDLTDIELATFCCAYLTGERMLERARLAAGERVLVTGASGGVGSAIIQLARGRGAIPIAVAGPGKEAAMLEIGAEAVVTRGKGDLVEAVHSASRGEPIDVVADLVGGPLFNDLLKILRPEGRYTTAGAIAGPVVQLDLRTMYLKQLELHGSSQGSRADFRRLVGYIESRKIRPLVGGVYPLSEFHRAQTDFMAKNFVGKLVVVPDQR, encoded by the coding sequence ATGACGATCCCGGAAAAGATGGCGGCCGTATTGCTGACCGGCCATGGCGGCCTGGACAAGCTCGTCTATGACAGGACCGTGCCCGTTCCGAGGCCGGCGGACGGCGAGGTTCTGATCCGCGTCACGGCTTGCGGCATGAACAATACCGACGTCTGGGTTCGGCAAGGCGCCTACGGCACCGAGGACGATCCGTCCGCCGTCTCCACATGGCGCAGGCAGGGCAATACGCTGAGCTTCCCGCGCATTCAGGGCACCGATACGGTCGGCCATATCATCAGCGTCGGCGCCGGCGTCGATCCGAAACGCATCGGCGAACGCGTCATGGTCGACTTCTCGATTTACAATCGCGACGACGACAGTCTCGCCGATATCGATTACATGGGCCATGGCCGTGACGGCGGCTATGCCGAATATATGGCACTGCCGGCCGAGAACGCTCATGTCGTCGCAACCGATCTGACCGACATCGAACTCGCCACCTTCTGCTGCGCCTATCTGACCGGCGAGCGCATGCTGGAACGGGCAAGGCTTGCCGCCGGCGAACGCGTCCTCGTCACCGGTGCCTCGGGCGGCGTCGGCTCGGCGATCATCCAGCTTGCGCGTGGCCGCGGCGCCATCCCTATCGCAGTCGCCGGTCCCGGCAAGGAGGCGGCGATGCTCGAGATCGGCGCCGAAGCTGTGGTGACCCGTGGCAAGGGCGATCTGGTCGAAGCCGTGCATTCCGCCAGCCGCGGCGAGCCGATCGATGTCGTCGCCGATCTCGTCGGCGGGCCGCTGTTCAACGACCTCCTGAAGATCCTGCGCCCCGAAGGCCGCTATACCACGGCCGGCGCAATCGCCGGACCGGTCGTCCAGCTCGACCTCAGGACCATGTATCTGAAGCAACTGGAGCTGCACGGCTCAAGCCAGGGAAGCCGCGCCGATTTCCGCCGGCTCGTCGGCTATATCGAAAGCCGGAAAATCCGGCCTCTCGTCGGCGGCGTCTATCCGCTGTCGGAATTCCACCGCGCCCAGACCGACTTCATGGCGAAGAACTTCGTCGGCAAACTGGTCGTGGTTCCCGACCAGAGATAG
- a CDS encoding aspartate aminotransferase family protein: MLEKSNELTWDRDHFFHPSTHMGMHARGETPTRVVAGGEGVYITDTAGRKSLDAFAGLYCVNVGYGRQKIADAIAEQAKDLAYYHAYVGHGTEASITLSKMIIDRAPDGMSRVYFGLSGSDANETNIKLIWYYNNILGRPDKKKIISRWRGYHGSGVMTGSLTGLALFHNAFDLPRAPVLHTEAPYYFRRPDRSMDEEQFSQYCADKLEEMILAEGPDTVAAFIGEPILGTGGIVPPPKGYWQKIQAVLDKYDILLVADEVVTGFGRLGTMFGSDHYGMKPDLITIAKGLTSAYAPLSGTIVSTKMWQVLVQGSDQMGAIGHGWTYSAHPICAAAGIANLELIDELGIVENAGTTGAYFRSELEKAVGSHRNVGDVRGDGLMAAIEFVEDRDDRKFFDASRKIGPQVATALLERGVIGRAMPQGDILGFAPPLCLTREEADIVVKAAADAIDTVFKNI; encoded by the coding sequence ATGCTCGAGAAAAGCAACGAACTCACCTGGGACCGCGATCACTTCTTCCATCCCTCCACCCATATGGGCATGCATGCGCGCGGCGAGACGCCGACCCGCGTCGTCGCCGGCGGCGAAGGCGTCTACATCACCGACACGGCGGGACGCAAAAGCCTCGACGCCTTTGCCGGGCTCTATTGCGTCAATGTCGGCTATGGCCGTCAGAAGATCGCCGATGCCATCGCCGAACAGGCGAAGGATCTCGCCTATTATCACGCCTATGTCGGCCACGGCACCGAGGCGTCGATTACGCTTTCGAAGATGATCATCGATCGCGCGCCTGATGGTATGAGCCGCGTCTATTTCGGGCTCTCGGGCTCGGACGCCAACGAGACCAACATCAAGCTCATCTGGTATTACAACAACATCCTCGGCCGGCCAGACAAGAAGAAGATCATCTCGCGCTGGCGCGGTTATCATGGCTCCGGCGTCATGACCGGCAGCCTCACCGGCCTGGCACTCTTCCACAATGCCTTCGACCTGCCGCGCGCACCGGTGCTGCACACCGAAGCACCCTATTACTTCCGCCGGCCCGACCGGTCGATGGACGAGGAGCAGTTCTCGCAATATTGCGCCGATAAGCTCGAGGAGATGATCCTCGCCGAAGGCCCGGACACCGTCGCCGCCTTCATCGGCGAACCCATTCTCGGTACCGGCGGCATCGTGCCGCCGCCGAAGGGTTATTGGCAGAAGATCCAGGCCGTGCTCGACAAATATGACATCCTGCTCGTCGCCGACGAAGTCGTCACCGGCTTCGGCCGTCTCGGCACGATGTTCGGCTCGGATCATTACGGCATGAAGCCGGACCTGATCACCATCGCCAAGGGCCTGACCTCGGCCTACGCTCCGCTTTCCGGCACCATCGTTTCGACCAAGATGTGGCAGGTGCTGGTGCAGGGCTCCGATCAGATGGGGGCGATCGGCCACGGCTGGACCTATTCCGCCCACCCGATCTGCGCTGCCGCCGGCATCGCCAATCTCGAACTGATCGACGAACTCGGCATCGTCGAAAATGCCGGCACGACCGGCGCCTATTTCCGCTCGGAACTGGAGAAGGCGGTGGGCAGCCACCGCAACGTCGGCGACGTCCGCGGCGACGGCCTGATGGCGGCGATCGAATTCGTCGAGGACAGAGACGACCGAAAATTCTTCGATGCCAGCCGCAAGATCGGCCCGCAGGTCGCCACTGCTCTTCTCGAACGGGGCGTCATCGGCCGCGCCATGCCGCAGGGCGACATCCTCGGCTTCGCCCCGCCGCTCTGCCTCACACGCGAGGAGGCCGACATCGTGGTCAAGGCCGCAGCGGACGCGATCGACACCGTCTTCAAGAACATCTGA